A genome region from Sphingobium sp. WTD-1 includes the following:
- a CDS encoding transglutaminase family protein, producing MLIRCGYDIEFSTENRTAMMAMLSLHPSRHQDLRTPQRLIATPDIPLYQFEDGFGNVATRLTIPPGNVRLSCDFVIEDSGDPDQRSPSGPQMPVEELPDAVMPFLLGSRYCETDRLMDVAWAQFGYLASARERVEAIVGFVHHHIEFGYQHARADKTAWNGYQERKGVCRDFAHLAITLCRCMNIPARYCTGYLGDIGVPPVDAPMDFSAWFDVYIDGAWYTHDARHNRPRIGRILMARGRDATDVALTTAFGPANLVRFQVHTQEVTALD from the coding sequence ATGCTGATCCGGTGCGGCTATGATATTGAGTTCTCGACCGAGAACCGGACGGCGATGATGGCCATGCTCAGCCTGCATCCGTCGCGCCATCAGGATCTGCGGACGCCGCAGCGGCTGATAGCGACGCCGGACATTCCGCTTTATCAATTCGAGGACGGGTTCGGCAATGTCGCCACCCGGCTCACCATCCCACCGGGCAATGTGCGCTTGTCATGCGACTTTGTGATCGAGGATAGCGGAGATCCCGACCAGCGCTCGCCCAGTGGTCCTCAGATGCCGGTGGAAGAGCTTCCAGATGCCGTCATGCCCTTTCTGCTTGGCAGCCGCTATTGCGAAACCGACCGTCTGATGGACGTGGCATGGGCTCAATTTGGTTATCTGGCCAGCGCGCGGGAAAGGGTGGAGGCGATCGTGGGCTTCGTGCATCATCATATTGAATTTGGCTATCAGCATGCGCGCGCCGACAAGACCGCCTGGAATGGCTATCAGGAGCGAAAGGGCGTGTGCCGTGACTTCGCCCATCTCGCCATAACCTTGTGCCGCTGCATGAATATTCCCGCTCGCTATTGCACCGGTTACCTCGGCGACATCGGCGTGCCTCCGGTAGATGCTCCGATGGATTTCAGTGCATGGTTCGATGTCTATATCGACGGCGCCTGGTATACCCATGATGCGCGCCATAACCGCCCGCGCATCGGCCGGATCCTGATGGCACGCGGGCGCGATGCCACCGACGTAGCCTTGACGACGGCTTTTGGCCCGGCAAATCTGGTGCGATTTCAGGTGCACACCCAGGAAGTAACCGCCCTTGACTGA
- a CDS encoding N-formylglutamate amidohydrolase, giving the protein MNLLLPADPAPSTVINAKGCSPFLLTGDHAGLAVPSALGDLGVGPADWSRHIAIDLGVREMGLELARLLDASFIFQNYSRLVIDCNRDPSRDDAIPASSDGTDIGGNQGLTETDRLARVASIHAPYHASISEMISARLAAGQETILLALHSFTPILDEIRRPWSVGVLHAAGRTDFATCLLDALRRLPIEVGDNAPYAMDETDYSMPFHALSNDLRYAEIEVRQDIISQGEGQSFWAAQLCDAMEEAWQRLT; this is encoded by the coding sequence ATGAATCTACTGCTGCCAGCCGATCCCGCGCCCTCCACCGTCATCAACGCGAAGGGCTGCTCCCCGTTCCTCCTGACCGGAGATCATGCAGGGCTGGCAGTTCCTTCAGCCCTGGGTGATCTCGGCGTAGGCCCGGCCGATTGGTCTCGGCATATCGCAATTGACCTAGGCGTGAGAGAAATGGGCCTGGAACTGGCGCGTCTCCTCGATGCCTCTTTCATCTTCCAGAATTATTCGCGATTGGTGATCGACTGTAATCGCGATCCCTCGCGCGACGACGCGATTCCTGCGTCTTCCGATGGGACCGATATCGGTGGCAATCAGGGTTTGACCGAAACCGACAGGCTGGCGCGTGTCGCCTCCATCCATGCTCCATATCATGCCAGCATTTCAGAAATGATCTCAGCTCGGCTAGCAGCGGGGCAGGAGACAATCCTGCTCGCGCTCCATAGTTTCACCCCGATACTGGACGAGATCAGGCGCCCCTGGTCGGTGGGCGTCCTGCACGCCGCCGGCCGAACCGATTTTGCGACCTGCCTGCTGGACGCGCTGCGCCGGTTGCCAATCGAGGTGGGCGACAATGCTCCCTATGCCATGGATGAAACCGATTACAGCATGCCCTTCCACGCCCTTTCAAATGACCTTCGCTACGCTGAAATCGAGGTCAGGCAGGACATTATTTCCCAAGGCGAGGGGCAATCCTTCTGGGCCGCCCAACTTTGCGATGCGATGGAAGAGGCCTGGCAGCGGCTCACATAG
- a CDS encoding transglutaminase family protein: MLIRAGYELVLETGAPTPLISLLTIRPSRFPDLRTPHRIRTGAPIPTHDYRDSFGNICTRMTLPAGRTTLSCDFTIADSGLHDRQSPSAVQHEVRDLPSDVLIYLMGSRYCETDLLCQKAWYHFGHIAPGWQRVQSIVDFVHQHLTYGYQYARCTRTAWEAYNERVGVCRDFAHLAVALCRCMNIPARYCSGYLGDIGVDPVDVPMDFHAWFEVYLGGEWHSFDARHHVPRIGRILMACGRDAADTALTTAFGPMRLASFKVHTDEVIQTGQHVDTPLTIAA, encoded by the coding sequence ATGCTCATTCGTGCTGGCTATGAACTGGTCTTGGAAACCGGTGCTCCTACGCCGTTAATTTCCCTCCTCACGATCCGACCGTCCAGGTTTCCCGATCTTCGCACCCCCCACAGGATCAGGACAGGCGCGCCGATCCCGACCCATGATTACCGTGACAGCTTTGGCAATATCTGCACACGCATGACCCTGCCGGCAGGTCGCACCACCCTGTCATGTGACTTCACGATTGCCGATAGCGGCCTGCACGATCGCCAAAGTCCATCGGCAGTCCAGCATGAAGTTCGGGATTTGCCCTCGGACGTCCTCATCTATCTCATGGGCAGCCGCTATTGCGAGACCGATCTCCTCTGCCAGAAAGCCTGGTATCATTTCGGCCATATCGCGCCCGGGTGGCAGCGTGTGCAGTCCATTGTCGATTTCGTGCACCAGCATCTGACCTACGGATATCAATATGCGCGATGCACCAGGACCGCTTGGGAGGCATATAATGAGCGGGTTGGCGTATGCCGGGACTTTGCCCATCTTGCAGTGGCCCTATGCCGGTGCATGAACATTCCGGCACGATATTGCAGCGGATATCTTGGCGATATCGGCGTCGATCCGGTTGATGTCCCAATGGATTTCCACGCCTGGTTCGAAGTGTATCTGGGTGGTGAGTGGCACAGTTTCGATGCGCGGCATCATGTCCCTCGCATAGGGCGCATCCTGATGGCGTGCGGACGCGACGCAGCCGATACCGCTTTGACCACGGCGTTCGGTCCGATGCGACTGGCCTCGTTCAAGGTTCATACTGATGAGGTGATCCAGACCGGACAGCATGTCGACACCCCGCTGACCATCGCCGCCTGA
- a CDS encoding transglutaminase family protein — translation MPLLTIEHVTTYRYQQSVSLGEHRIMMRPREAFDQRLLHARLDIDPQPCELRWLHDVFGNSVAIALFDKRTSQLKVASEVTLEHAPLTQQQVDVEPYARLFPFTYSSEDMPDLLRSIERHHLDPERIVDNWARGFVSNHGDTATIDLLTRIATGIQRDFTYVPRHEKGTQSPMETLRKRQGTCRDFAVLMIEAVRALGFAARFVSGYVYNPSRTEGLVGGGNTHAWVRIFLPGSGWVEFDPTNGIIGNRGLIRVAIARDPYQALPLSGTWFGLPASFLGMDVSVNVSRADPKPFSLSGHGAINSRLAGNQETNPTC, via the coding sequence ATGCCGTTGCTCACAATCGAACATGTGACGACTTATCGCTATCAGCAATCGGTGTCGCTGGGCGAACATCGCATCATGATGCGGCCGCGTGAGGCCTTCGACCAGCGACTGCTCCACGCGCGGCTCGACATCGATCCCCAACCTTGTGAATTGCGCTGGCTGCATGATGTATTCGGAAATTCCGTGGCCATTGCTTTGTTCGACAAACGCACGTCGCAGCTGAAAGTCGCGAGCGAGGTTACGCTCGAGCATGCGCCCTTGACGCAGCAGCAGGTCGACGTCGAACCCTATGCCCGGCTTTTCCCCTTCACCTATTCGTCGGAAGACATGCCCGATCTGTTGCGGTCGATCGAACGACACCATCTCGATCCCGAGCGGATCGTCGACAATTGGGCCAGAGGTTTCGTCAGCAATCATGGTGATACAGCGACCATCGATCTCCTGACGCGGATCGCGACAGGCATCCAGCGTGACTTCACCTATGTGCCACGACATGAAAAGGGCACCCAATCTCCTATGGAGACATTGCGCAAGCGGCAGGGGACCTGCCGTGACTTCGCCGTGCTGATGATTGAGGCTGTCCGGGCGCTGGGCTTCGCCGCCCGCTTCGTGTCGGGCTATGTCTATAATCCGTCGCGCACCGAGGGGCTGGTCGGTGGCGGCAACACCCATGCCTGGGTCCGTATCTTCCTGCCCGGATCTGGCTGGGTGGAATTCGATCCGACAAATGGGATCATCGGCAATCGCGGCTTGATCCGCGTGGCGATCGCGCGCGACCCGTATCAGGCGCTTCCGTTGTCGGGCACCTGGTTCGGCCTGCCTGCAAGCTTTCTGGGGATGGACGTGAGCGTCAACGTCAGTCGTGCCGATCCAAAACCATTCTCCCTCTCCGGCCATGGCGCCATCAACAGCCGGCTTGCCGGCAATCAGGAAACGAACCCGACATGCTGA
- a CDS encoding M3 family metallopeptidase: MTEQSDPLLQPWTGPLGAPPFARIGDDQFLRAVTTSIAWHKAELDAICEQVAPATFENTIAALERSGEPLARVRRLFWALSSAKGTLAIREAEAEISARLSAHAVAISHNDQLAARVFAVHASRHESGLTPEQVRLVEDSHASFLRGGAALTRAGKDRFAAIEARLSALAVQFGQNVLAATNAWVLDLEKNELEGLPSAICEAAAARAAAKGLQDRYHITLDRTDLEAFLTFSKRRDLREALWRAFTARCDGGQHDNWPIIAEMLALRRERAVLLGYADHAHYALADSMAHDPAAASALMRQLWAPGKRRAAQEAAELQALIDAEGGDFRLAPWDWRFYAEQVRRTRYALDTAAAAEHLRLDAVRQAAFDTAGRLYGLSFYRRADIEGYHPDVWAWEVKESNGSTVGLLFTDYLARPEKHGGAWMGSLRVQEAMDGDVRPIVYLVANFAAAPPPDRGATRLSIDEARTLFHEFGHALHGLLSRVTYPSQSGTAVARDFVEFPSKFMENWIVSPQVLADLGMPEDLISAIREAEAYGQGFATVELIGCALVDLAIHQNPDAQIDPRAFVEAQLDALGMPRAVGLRHRFPYFTHIFDGGYSAAYYSYAWSEALDADAFEAFVATGDIFDPGLASRFREEILAAGNSRDPMASFQAFLGRAPDGTALMRARHLLDA; encoded by the coding sequence TTGACTGAGCAAAGCGACCCGCTTCTCCAACCCTGGACTGGCCCGCTTGGCGCGCCACCTTTTGCGCGGATAGGTGATGACCAGTTCCTTCGCGCGGTCACGACCAGCATCGCCTGGCACAAGGCTGAACTTGATGCGATTTGCGAGCAGGTCGCGCCCGCGACCTTCGAGAATACGATTGCCGCACTGGAACGGTCGGGCGAGCCGCTCGCGCGCGTCCGGCGGTTGTTCTGGGCCCTGTCCTCGGCGAAGGGCACGCTGGCCATCCGCGAGGCGGAAGCTGAGATTTCGGCGCGACTTAGCGCGCACGCCGTCGCCATAAGCCATAATGACCAATTGGCAGCGCGCGTCTTCGCAGTCCATGCTTCACGGCACGAGAGCGGCCTCACCCCGGAACAGGTCCGCCTCGTGGAGGATAGCCATGCAAGCTTCCTTAGAGGCGGCGCAGCATTGACGAGGGCTGGCAAGGACCGCTTTGCCGCCATCGAGGCTCGCCTGTCTGCCCTAGCAGTTCAATTCGGGCAGAATGTGCTTGCCGCAACAAATGCCTGGGTGCTCGATCTGGAGAAGAATGAGCTCGAGGGACTGCCCAGCGCAATATGCGAGGCGGCTGCGGCGCGAGCAGCAGCAAAGGGGTTGCAGGACCGTTATCACATAACGCTCGATCGCACCGACCTGGAGGCATTTCTGACCTTTTCGAAGAGGCGCGACTTGCGCGAGGCCCTCTGGCGGGCCTTCACCGCCCGTTGCGACGGCGGCCAACATGATAATTGGCCCATCATCGCCGAAATGCTCGCGTTGCGCAGGGAAAGGGCGGTCCTGCTGGGCTATGCCGACCATGCGCATTATGCGCTGGCCGACAGCATGGCGCATGATCCGGCAGCAGCGAGCGCGCTGATGCGCCAGCTGTGGGCGCCGGGCAAACGGCGCGCAGCGCAGGAAGCTGCTGAACTGCAGGCATTGATCGATGCGGAGGGCGGCGATTTCCGCCTCGCGCCCTGGGACTGGCGCTTTTACGCGGAACAGGTACGACGCACCCGTTACGCACTCGATACTGCGGCAGCTGCGGAGCATTTGCGGCTCGATGCGGTGCGGCAGGCAGCATTCGACACAGCCGGCCGACTTTATGGCCTGAGCTTCTACAGGCGTGCGGACATAGAAGGCTATCATCCGGACGTCTGGGCCTGGGAAGTGAAGGAGAGCAACGGGAGCACTGTGGGTCTGCTCTTCACCGACTATCTGGCCCGCCCGGAAAAACATGGTGGCGCTTGGATGGGAAGCCTGCGGGTGCAAGAAGCGATGGATGGCGACGTGCGCCCGATCGTCTATCTGGTCGCCAATTTTGCCGCTGCTCCGCCACCCGACCGGGGTGCGACCCGCCTTTCGATTGATGAGGCGCGCACCTTGTTTCATGAATTTGGCCATGCATTGCATGGGCTTCTTTCACGGGTCACCTACCCCAGCCAGTCCGGAACTGCGGTTGCCCGCGACTTCGTGGAATTTCCGAGCAAGTTCATGGAGAACTGGATTGTCAGCCCGCAGGTGCTCGCCGATCTTGGGATGCCTGAAGATCTGATCAGCGCCATTCGCGAGGCGGAGGCTTATGGTCAGGGCTTTGCCACCGTGGAATTGATCGGTTGCGCATTGGTGGACCTTGCTATCCACCAGAATCCGGACGCTCAGATCGATCCTCGCGCATTTGTCGAGGCGCAGCTTGATGCGCTCGGAATGCCCCGCGCGGTCGGGTTGCGCCATCGCTTTCCCTATTTCACGCATATCTTTGATGGCGGCTATTCGGCTGCCTATTATAGCTATGCCTGGTCCGAAGCACTGGATGCCGACGCATTTGAGGCTTTTGTCGCGACAGGTGATATTTTCGACCCCGGTCTCGCATCGCGGTTCCGCGAAGAGATACTCGCCGCAGGAAATAGCCGCGATCCCATGGCGTCCTTTCAGGCCTTCCTGGGACGCGCGCCCGACGGAACGGCCTTGATGCGAGCAAGGCATCTTCTCGACGCTTGA